The sequence below is a genomic window from Streptococcus pantholopis.
ATTATTAAGAAACGATTGCTATCTAGGATGAAAAAGAGACTTGATTTTTAGAGCAATTCTAGCTTATCGTGCTTTTTAAAGACTTTTAGACAATTTTTGTTTGGTTTTCGGATAAATTTCTTGACATTTTTTGAAAACATTTGCATAATAAACCTTAGCTGGTAACAGCGGAAAAAGGCAGTCAAAAAAGCAGCAGCTAAATGCTATTGAAAAATGGGTTTGACTGGATGTTAAAAAGAGATTTAGCGCAGCCTGAAGGCTCGGAAAAAGGAAAAGCAATCCTGTGAAGTACACAATACAAGCCCTAGGGACTGCTTTCTTTAAGGTCTTTGTATTTTAGTAAGGAGTGACTATGCAGATTATCAAACGTGACGGGAAAATAGCAGAATTTGACCCGGATAAAATCTATCAAGCTATCATTAAAGCAGCTCAAACGGTTTATGTGATTGATGAGAAATGGCGTCAAGATTTAGCTCAGGTTACTAAAAAAGTGGTTTTAGACTTGGAAGAAGCACAGATAGAACGTCCGACTATCAATATGATTCAATCATTAGTTGAAAATCGTTTATTGGATGCCGGATACATTTCTATTGCTGAGCACTATATTTCTTACCGTTTGCAGCGTGACTTAGAGCGCAATGGCTATGGCGACCATATTAATGTGCATTTGCGTTTTGAACAGGTAAAATAAAGAACTCTGTTATACTATAAAAACTGGGGAAAGCCATCTTCCCCCAGTTTTTATTTCCGGCAAACTCAGCACTTTGTTTATTTGCAGTCAGTCGGTTTGTAGGCTGCTGAACAGTTTTTTGAGATTATCACTTAATCGTTCGTTAATGGCTAATCTTAAATAGTTACTGTTTGAATTTTCAAGGTAATACTCTTCTAAAAAATGCCAGTCTTTACTTTCTTTTAACCGCTGAGGATTGTTAATATCAGCTGCTAGCTTAAGAACTACAGACTGCGGAGCAATTCTGTAGTCTGAATAATCTGAGACTGCTTTTAAGTTTTCTTCAGCTTGCTGCATTTGTTTTTGAAAGACATTTTTCAAAAACCTGAGATTTTTGGCGAACATGCCGTTGTCAAGATATAAAGAGAGAGCTTTTTGCATGATTAAGTTCGTGTCATAATCAATTAATTTTTTGTAGTCTAAAAAGCGCTGCAGCAAGGGCTGAGGAAGTACTAAGCCAGCTAAGCGAAGAGCTGGGAAAAGAGAAGCAGAAAATGATTTGAGATAAATCACTTTATCAGCTGTATCATAATAGTGAAGCGGGAGATCCCCTGTGTGGGCAAAATCGCCTAAATAGTCATCTTCGATGATGTAGACATCGTACTGAGCAGCCAGCTCAACTAATTTTTCTTTTTCTTGTTTACTATAGCTTAGTCCCAATGGATTCGAATAGCGGGAAATAGTATAGAAACATTTAATCTGACGGGTTTTAAAAAGCTCTTCAAGTTTTGCCCAATTAATCCCTTTAAAATCACGTTCAATAGTTAGAAAAGGCAGATTTTGGCGGTGAACCAGCTCATTCATCCGATGATAGGTGGGCTGTTCCAGTAAAAAAAAACTTTTCTTGTTGGGAAAGGTTAGCTGCGTTAAAATATAGAGGGCTTGTTGAACACCTGAAGTGACAATGATATTGTCAATCTTGCTATAAACAGCATTGTCTTCTAACTGGTGCTGCAGTGATTCAAGGAGTTCGGTTAACCCCTGTTGATTAGGATAGGTGTTAAAAAGGTCTTTCTCGCGTCCGATCAGAGTCTCGTTAATGCATCTGCGGAAATCTTCATAGGCTATATTATGATAACCGGATAAACTGAAGTCCAGCGGCTTTTCCTTCTGCACTCTTCCTTCAAAAACATAGTAACCGCTTTTTGCAACCGGATAAATCAAGTTATGATAAGTCAATTCCCAAAGCGCATGCTGAACGGTATCCTTGCTGCAGCGGTAAGTTTGACTGAGTGTGCGGATCGATGGAAGCCGGTCTCCTTTTTTGAGCTGGCCGTTTTCGATTTTCCTTTTTATATCGTGATAGATTTGCTGATATTTTTTCATGATGCCTTTTGTCTCCAGAGAGTTTATTCTACAACTATTGTAACTCAGCTCATTTTTTTAGGCAAGATGAGATTAGTTTTTTTAAAGTATATTAATACTAAAAAATGAGATTCTATTCTCGCTTATTTAAAAGACAGTAAAAAACCTTTAGATAGCGAGCTATTTCTTTAAAGTATTTTAGTATTTAAAAACCATAAATACTTTTTTACTTTTGCTCTACGTTTTCGGCTGATATAATCTCAAAAAAAGATAGGTAGGCGGTATGCTGAAAAAGACCAGTAAAATAAGATGAAACATGATATAATAAAGCATAATTGATTTGTATTGATATGGTAGGAAAGTTCTATTGGTTGGAAAGGAAAGATTACTTTATGGCGACTATTCAATGGTTTCCCGGACACATGTCGAAAGCCAGACGGAAGGTGCAGGAAAATTTAAAATTTGTGGATTTTGTGACAGTCTTGGTTGATGCCAGACTGCCTCTGTCCAGTCAAAATCCAATGTTGACAAAAATCATAGGGGATAAGCCAAAACTTCTTATTTTGAATAAAGCTGATTTGGCAGACAGCACGTCTACTAAAGAATGGCTGGCTTACTTTCAGTCTAAAGGTATCCATGCTTTAGCTGTTAATTCTAAAGACCAATCAACGGCTCAAAAAATAACGGCAGCTGCTAAAAAACTTATGGCTGCTAAACTGGCTAAGCAGCGCGAACGCGGCCTTGAAAAGACTATCATGCGAACCATGATTATCGGTATTCCTAATGTTGGGAAGTCAACATTAATGAATCGGCTGGCCGGAAAAAAAGTAGGGACTGTCGGGAATAAACCTGGAGTAACAAAAGGAGAGCAGTGGCTGAGAACTCACAAAGATTTAGCTATCTTAGATACTCCCGGTATTCTTTGGCCAAAATTCGAGGATAGGACGACAGCGCTGAAGCTGGCTTTAACCGGAGCTATTAAGGATAGCTTGCTGCCGCTGGATGATGTGACAGTTTTTGGAATAAATTATTTTAAGACCTATTATCCGGACCGTCTGCTGGCACGTTTTAAAAATCTTGATCTGGAAACAGAAGCTCCGGAAATGATTATGGATCTGACTCAGCAGTTAGGCTTTAGGGAAGACTATGACCGCTTCTATGAGCTTTTTATCAGAGAGGTGCGTAAGGGCAAGTTAGGGACCTATACTTTAGATCGTATTGGAGAAGAAGTCGATGGCAACTATTAAAGAGATTAAAGCCATGTTGGCAGATATCAGCAGTCTGACTGATCCGCTATGGCAGGAGCTGTCAGGCGATCACCGTTTGGGTGTTCAAAA
It includes:
- a CDS encoding ATP cone domain-containing protein; protein product: MQIIKRDGKIAEFDPDKIYQAIIKAAQTVYVIDEKWRQDLAQVTKKVVLDLEEAQIERPTINMIQSLVENRLLDAGYISIAEHYISYRLQRDLERNGYGDHINVHLRFEQVK
- a CDS encoding PLP-dependent aminotransferase family protein; translation: MMKKYQQIYHDIKRKIENGQLKKGDRLPSIRTLSQTYRCSKDTVQHALWELTYHNLIYPVAKSGYYVFEGRVQKEKPLDFSLSGYHNIAYEDFRRCINETLIGREKDLFNTYPNQQGLTELLESLQHQLEDNAVYSKIDNIIVTSGVQQALYILTQLTFPNKKSFFLLEQPTYHRMNELVHRQNLPFLTIERDFKGINWAKLEELFKTRQIKCFYTISRYSNPLGLSYSKQEKEKLVELAAQYDVYIIEDDYLGDFAHTGDLPLHYYDTADKVIYLKSFSASLFPALRLAGLVLPQPLLQRFLDYKKLIDYDTNLIMQKALSLYLDNGMFAKNLRFLKNVFQKQMQQAEENLKAVSDYSDYRIAPQSVVLKLAADINNPQRLKESKDWHFLEEYYLENSNSNYLRLAINERLSDNLKKLFSSLQTD
- the ylqF gene encoding ribosome biogenesis GTPase YlqF; translation: MATIQWFPGHMSKARRKVQENLKFVDFVTVLVDARLPLSSQNPMLTKIIGDKPKLLILNKADLADSTSTKEWLAYFQSKGIHALAVNSKDQSTAQKITAAAKKLMAAKLAKQRERGLEKTIMRTMIIGIPNVGKSTLMNRLAGKKVGTVGNKPGVTKGEQWLRTHKDLAILDTPGILWPKFEDRTTALKLALTGAIKDSLLPLDDVTVFGINYFKTYYPDRLLARFKNLDLETEAPEMIMDLTQQLGFREDYDRFYELFIREVRKGKLGTYTLDRIGEEVDGNY